From Mobula hypostoma chromosome 27, sMobHyp1.1, whole genome shotgun sequence, a single genomic window includes:
- the LOC134338555 gene encoding RNA-binding protein EWS-like, with amino-acid sequence MASTDYSTYTQAAAQQGYGTYAAQPTQAYGQTTQAYAQQSYGAYTQPTDTTYTQAQTTAAYGQTAYATAYGQPQTGYSAPIAPQAYSQPVQAYSTTGYDSTGTPQATYGQQPTYGQQPTYAAYGQHTATTVAPTRAQDTTKQDDYSQPSTGYAQSNVGYSQTNYGYPQMSVHGTYPLQPPSAPPSFPPTSYSSTTQPTAYDQSSYSQQASYGQQGSSYAPPPPPTGGYSQQQPPTGFGQQSSYGQQTDYSQQSQYSSYRQEQPSTNNMSGYGQDQSSYGTSNSSSENRSRSRGSYDQGSRGSSYSRGGRSGRGGMGGVDRGGFSKPGVPAVEETPVAEPVTAAEPPPPPPAPAPVPTPTSTATSAPQDDVENDTIYVQGLGENITPERLLDFFKQTGAIKNNKRTGQPMINIFIDKETGKPKGEATVSYDDPPAAKAAVEWFDGKEFDANPIKVTMAKKKPPPQPLPQLQQPPPPLSFNNMRGNVPLRDGRGGGLPRGGGENLHYRPGPMGRGGGGGGFGGRGGPRGRGGPSGGNTQQRAGDWRCPNPTCGNSNFAWRTECNQCKAPKPDGPLPPPFPPGDRGRGGPMMRGGRGMDRGGFRGGRGGDHRGGFRGGRGGDRGGFRGGRGMLGGPPMGELMGFRGGRGGPGKLDRKGDRRQDRRERPY; translated from the exons atTATAGTACCTATACTCAAGCTGCAGCTCAGCAAGG GTATGGAACCTATGCGGCTCAGCCTACTCAAGCATATGGACAGACAACCCAA GCATATGCGCAGCAGAGTTATGGAGCCTATACTCAGCCTACTGATACAACATATACTCAAGCACAAACAACTGCAGCATATGGGCAGACAGCATATGCCACTGCATATGGGCAACCCCAGACTG GTTATAGCGCACCAATTGCGCCTCAGGCTTATAGCCAGCCTGTGCAGGCTTACAGTACAACTGGATATGACAGCACTGGTACTCCACAAGCTACGTATGGTCAACAGCCAACCTATGGTCAGCAACCCACCTATGCTGCATATGGGCAACACACAGCTACAACGGTTGCACCTACCAG AGCACAAGATACAACCAAGCAAGATGATTACAGCCAACCAAGTACTGGTTATGCGCAATCTAATGTAGGATACAGCCAAACGAATTATGGATACCCTCAAATGAGTGTTCATGGAACTTATCCTCTTCAACCTCCCAGTGCTCCCCCATCTTTTCCTCCTACAAG TTAcagtagcaccactcagccaactgCCTATGATCAGAGCTCTTACAGCCAGCAGGCAAGTTATGGACAACAGGGGAGTAGCTatgcaccaccaccacccccaactGGAGGATACAGCCAACAGCAACCACCTACAGGGTTTGGTCAGCAGTCTAGCTATGGACAGCAAACAGACTATAGCCAACAAAGCCAGTACA GTTCCTATAGGCAGGAGCAACCATCTACTAATAACATGAGTGGGTATGGACAAGACCAGAGTAGCTACGGAACCTCAAACAGTAGCTCTGAAAACCGTAGCAGAAGTCGTGGAAGCTATGATCAAGGAAGCAGAGGAAGTAGTTACAGTAGAGGTGGTCGGAGTGGACGAGGTGGCATGGG CGGTGTCGACCGGGGTGGCTTCAGTAAGCCTGGTG TACCAGCTGTAGAAGAAACTCCAGTGGCTGAACCAG TTACAGCAGCTGaacctccacctccaccaccggctccagctccagttccaacCCCAACCTCGACCGCGACTTCAGCCCCACAGGACGATGTGGAGAATGATACTATTTATGTGCAAGGTTTGGGGGAAAATATAACTCCAGAAAGACTTCTGGATTTCTTCAAGCAAACTGGTGCTATAAAG AACAACAAACGAACTGGACAGCCTATGATCAACATATTCATTGACAAAGAGACTGGAAAACCCAAAGGTGAAGCTACTGTGTCATACGATGACCCTCCTGCTGCTAAGGCTGCTGTGGAATGGTTTGATG GCAAAGAATTTGACGCAAACCCAATCAAGGTTACCATGGCCAAAAAGAAGCCTCCACCACAGCCCTTACCCCAGCTGCAGCAGCCGCCACCACCACTCTCATTTAACAATATGCGAGGTAATGTTCCCCTCCGCGATGGTAGAGGTGGTGGGCTTCCTAGAGGAGGAGGTGAGAATCTACATTACAGACCAG GACCTATGGGCCGTGGCGGTGGCGGAGGAGGATTTGGTGGCCGAGGTGGCCCACGTGGCCGTGGTGGGCCTTCAGGGGGAAATACACAGCAAAGAGCTGGTGACTGGCGATGTCCTAACCC AACTTGTGGAAATTCTAACTTCGCCTGGCGGACTGAATGTAACCAGTGTAAGGCTCCAAAGCCAGATGGCCCTCTCCCACCTCCATTCCCTCCAG GTGATCGTGGTCGAGGTGGTCCCATGATGCGTGGTGGCCGTGGTATGGACCGTGGGGGTTTTAGGGGAGGCCGAGGTGGAGACCACCGTGGTGGCTTCCGAGGAGGACGTGGTGGTGATCGAGGTGGCTTTAGAGGTGGAAGAGGAATGCTTGGAGGACCCCCAATGGGAGAATTAATGGGTTTCAGAGGAGGACGTGGTGGACCAGGAAAATTGGATAGGAA GGGTGATCGTCGCCAGGACCGTCGGGAGAGACCATATTGA